The Henckelia pumila isolate YLH828 chromosome 2, ASM3356847v2, whole genome shotgun sequence genome includes a window with the following:
- the LOC140877969 gene encoding uncharacterized protein yields the protein MSNKSITLILVLYVLFAASGHANPSGNIFRGLKTVALDPKDPKVVKLGKFVIHEENKINAESQLIFDSVLKAAYCGGTGEVQRYALVIGASNGMGSDEYFAYVLVHHEDSKELVAFRKKSN from the coding sequence ATGTCTAACAAGTCAATCACTTTGATTTTGGTTCTCTATGTCCTCTTCGCCGCCTCCGGTCACGCGAATCCCTCCGGCAACATCTTCCGAGGCCTAAAGACCGTCGCTTTAGACCCCAAGGATCCAAAGGTTGTAAAGCTGGGAAAATTTGTCATCCATGAAGAAAACAAGATTAATGCTGAATCCCAGTTGATCTTCGATAGTGTTCTCAAAGCTGCGTACTGCGGGGGTACTGGTGAGGTGCAACGATACGCACTCGTTATCGGCGCATCGAATGGCATGGGATCCGACGAGTACTTTGCCTATGTATTGGTCCATCATGAAGACTCTAAAGAACTCGTTGCCTTTAGGAAAAAATCAAATTGA